From Pseudomonas fluorescens, one genomic window encodes:
- a CDS encoding type II toxin-antitoxin system HicB family antitoxin → MLYPIAISKGDDEHAWGVEVPDIPGCFSAGDDLDDAIAMAREAIEGHFEILADDGAAIPHANKITVHAANPAYSDVTWALVDIDITRYLGKAQKLNITLPGYLLTRIDEYVLNHPEEKSRSGFLASAALKVLQQR, encoded by the coding sequence ATGCTTTACCCGATTGCAATTTCCAAGGGCGACGATGAGCACGCCTGGGGTGTGGAAGTACCGGACATTCCCGGTTGTTTCTCCGCAGGCGATGACCTGGACGATGCCATTGCCATGGCGCGCGAGGCCATCGAGGGGCATTTCGAGATACTCGCCGATGACGGCGCAGCCATTCCCCATGCCAACAAAATCACTGTGCACGCCGCCAATCCGGCCTACAGCGACGTGACCTGGGCGCTGGTGGACATCGATATCACCCGTTACCTGGGCAAGGCGCAGAAGCTCAATATCACCCTGCCCGGTTACTTGCTGACGCGCATTGACGAATACGTGCTGAATCACCCGGAAGAAAAAAGCCGCTCCGGCTTTCTGGCCTCGGCGGCGTTGAAGGTGTTACAGCAGCGCTGA
- a CDS encoding type II toxin-antitoxin system HicA family toxin, which translates to MNSRYLISQIVADGWDLVRVRGSHHHYKHPTKPGLVTVPHPKKDLLTKTAVSILQQALLN; encoded by the coding sequence GTGAATAGTCGATATTTGATTAGCCAGATTGTCGCAGACGGCTGGGATCTGGTTCGGGTTCGCGGCAGCCATCACCACTACAAACATCCAACAAAGCCTGGATTGGTGACGGTCCCCCACCCGAAAAAAGACCTGTTGACCAAGACTGCCGTGAGCATCCTGCAACAAGCCTTGCTGAATTGA
- a CDS encoding alpha/beta fold hydrolase: MRPEIAVLDIQGQYRVYTEFYRAGAAEKTIILVNGSMATTASFAQTVKSLHPQFNVVLYDQPYAGKSKAHNQHQKMLTKEVEGQILLELIDHFAAEHVLSFSWGGAATLIALSHRPRRIEKAVISSFSPVINEPMRDYLERGVDYLGNLDRDRVGHLVNDTIGKHLPSLFKRFNHRHVSSLAEHEYGQMHFHINQVLNSDCLCYLKAAKQIDVPVLFLNGEWDEYTSADDARIFGNHVQYSSFSTIEATGHFLDMEHKAACRDSRQALLGFLKPAQYESRTRSHFTQDHHALAI; this comes from the coding sequence ATGAGGCCAGAAATCGCTGTGCTGGACATACAAGGTCAGTATCGGGTTTACACGGAGTTCTATCGCGCAGGTGCCGCAGAGAAGACCATTATTCTGGTCAACGGCTCGATGGCCACCACTGCGTCGTTTGCCCAAACGGTGAAGAGCCTTCACCCGCAGTTCAATGTGGTGCTCTACGATCAGCCCTACGCGGGCAAGTCAAAAGCCCACAATCAACACCAGAAAATGCTCACCAAGGAAGTCGAAGGACAGATCCTCCTTGAGCTGATCGACCACTTCGCCGCCGAGCACGTGCTGTCGTTCTCATGGGGCGGCGCCGCTACCCTGATCGCCCTGTCCCACCGCCCGCGACGGATCGAAAAAGCGGTGATCAGTTCGTTCTCGCCGGTGATCAACGAACCGATGCGCGATTATCTGGAGCGCGGTGTCGACTACCTCGGCAACCTCGACCGCGACCGTGTCGGTCATCTGGTCAACGACACCATCGGCAAACATTTGCCGTCGTTGTTCAAGCGCTTCAATCACCGCCACGTCAGCAGCCTGGCCGAACACGAATACGGGCAGATGCACTTTCACATCAACCAGGTACTCAACAGCGACTGCCTGTGCTACCTCAAGGCGGCCAAGCAAATCGATGTGCCGGTGCTGTTCCTCAACGGCGAATGGGACGAGTACACCAGTGCCGACGACGCCAGGATATTTGGCAACCATGTGCAATACAGCAGCTTCAGCACCATCGAGGCCACCGGGCACTTTCTCGACATGGAGCACAAAGCCGCCTGCCGGGACAGTCGCCAGGCACTGCTGGGTTTTCTGAAACCGGCGCAGTATGAAAGCCGAACGCGTTCCCACTTCACCCAGGACCACCATGCACTGGCTATCTGA
- a CDS encoding pseudouridine synthase, with amino-acid sequence MRVDRFLSNLPCFNRKQVRLLLVERRIRVDGQIVSDPHFEVREFSRVECDDQVLQVGKPARFFMLHKPMGCVSATRDPQHSTVLDLIHEPDKDDLHIAGRLDFNTTGLMLITNDGSWSRRLTQPQTKLPKIYYVETEQPITAEYIRTFAQGLYFAFEDLTTQPAELTLLTSHSARLAIVEGRYHQVKRMFGHFDNKVLRLHRERMGPLLLDSTLQPGEYRPLSAAEIALF; translated from the coding sequence ATGCGCGTTGACCGCTTCCTCAGCAACCTGCCCTGCTTCAACCGCAAACAGGTGCGCCTGCTGCTGGTCGAGCGACGGATCAGAGTAGATGGGCAGATCGTCAGCGACCCGCATTTCGAGGTCCGCGAATTCAGTCGCGTCGAATGCGACGATCAGGTGTTGCAGGTCGGCAAACCGGCGCGTTTTTTCATGCTGCACAAACCCATGGGTTGTGTCAGCGCCACACGCGATCCGCAACACTCCACCGTGCTCGATCTGATCCATGAGCCTGACAAGGACGACCTGCACATCGCCGGCCGCCTGGACTTCAACACCACCGGGCTGATGCTGATCACCAACGATGGCAGTTGGTCACGACGGCTGACCCAGCCGCAGACCAAACTGCCGAAGATCTATTACGTGGAAACCGAGCAGCCGATTACCGCCGAGTACATACGCACCTTTGCCCAAGGCCTGTACTTCGCCTTCGAGGACCTCACCACCCAGCCAGCCGAGTTGACGCTGCTGACCTCCCACAGTGCACGGCTGGCCATCGTCGAAGGCCGCTATCACCAGGTCAAGCGCATGTTCGGCCACTTCGACAACAAGGTACTGCGCCTGCACCGCGAACGGATGGGCCCGCTGTTGCTGGACAGCACACTGCAACCAGGTGAATACCGCCCCCTCAGCGCCGCCGAGATCGCGCTGTTCTGA
- a CDS encoding cysteine-rich CWC family protein, whose amino-acid sequence MPKPDLCPACGARNDCSLADPQTADRACWCFAVTIDPAVLAALPAELRNQACLCPACARVESQLQASRTPIE is encoded by the coding sequence ATGCCTAAACCCGACCTCTGCCCTGCCTGCGGCGCCCGCAACGATTGCAGCCTGGCCGATCCACAAACCGCCGACCGCGCCTGCTGGTGCTTCGCCGTGACCATTGATCCGGCAGTACTCGCCGCCCTGCCCGCTGAACTGCGCAACCAGGCGTGCCTGTGCCCCGCCTGTGCCCGGGTCGAATCGCAACTTCAGGCAAGTCGTACGCCCATCGAGTAA
- a CDS encoding sensor domain-containing diguanylate cyclase encodes MPLRSALFSQRSLVLTLIALLGAGFLATSLLSYYASRTSIRDSIVNTELPLTSDTVYSEIQKDLVRPILISSMMSRDTFLRDWVVAGEQDSGQMTRYLNEVMTHYGAYTAFFVSNNSLTYYQAKGVLKKVSTTEPRDIWYFRVRDMGTPYEINVDVDMANQDSLTFFINYKVYDYQNNFIGAAGVGLTVDAVIKLIDTYQQRYQRSVYFVDTEGRIVLTGADGGPQGARVGQALSELDSMKELMAKLPKPHSGSFEYMTQGQGHFLNVRFIPELNWYLFVDKREGSALHEVRQSLYLNLLICLVVTLIVLALVIRVITRFQNRIEAQATLDSLTGLPNRRGFDLLAAQAMQEAQRDPKPLTAMLLDLDHFKRLNDTHGHLAGDLVLAGFARDLESCLRQSDIVCRWGGEEFIVLLKDTDAHAALKIAEKVRHLIEQQRYSYQGNALRITVSIGLTTLQPDDTLHNLLSRADQAMYRAKLSGRNRTFSEMPHTSYA; translated from the coding sequence ATGCCGCTTCGCTCTGCGCTGTTTTCGCAACGTTCGTTGGTCCTGACCCTGATTGCCTTGCTGGGCGCCGGTTTTCTTGCCACCTCCCTGCTCAGTTACTACGCCTCGCGCACCTCGATCCGCGACAGCATCGTCAACACCGAATTGCCCCTGACCTCCGATACGGTGTACTCGGAGATCCAGAAAGACCTGGTCCGCCCGATCCTGATTTCCTCAATGATGTCGCGCGATACTTTCCTGCGTGACTGGGTGGTGGCCGGTGAACAGGACTCCGGGCAAATGACTCGTTACCTCAACGAGGTCATGACCCACTACGGCGCCTACACCGCGTTCTTCGTCTCCAACAACAGCCTGACCTATTACCAGGCCAAGGGCGTATTGAAGAAAGTCAGCACCACAGAGCCGCGCGACATCTGGTACTTCCGCGTCCGTGACATGGGCACGCCCTACGAAATCAATGTCGATGTCGACATGGCCAACCAGGACAGCCTGACCTTTTTCATCAACTACAAGGTCTACGACTACCAGAACAATTTCATCGGCGCGGCGGGCGTGGGCCTGACCGTCGATGCGGTGATCAAGTTGATCGACACCTATCAGCAGCGTTATCAGCGCAGCGTGTACTTCGTCGATACCGAAGGCCGCATTGTGTTGACCGGTGCCGACGGCGGCCCGCAAGGCGCTCGGGTGGGACAGGCGTTGAGCGAGCTCGATAGCATGAAAGAGCTGATGGCCAAGCTGCCCAAACCCCACAGCGGCAGCTTCGAATACATGACCCAGGGCCAGGGACACTTCCTCAATGTTCGGTTTATTCCGGAACTGAACTGGTACCTGTTCGTCGACAAGCGCGAAGGCAGTGCCTTGCATGAGGTTCGCCAGTCGCTGTACCTGAATCTGTTGATCTGCCTGGTCGTCACCCTGATTGTCCTGGCGCTGGTGATCCGCGTGATCACACGCTTCCAGAACCGCATAGAAGCCCAGGCCACCCTCGATAGTCTGACCGGCCTGCCCAACCGTCGCGGTTTCGATCTGCTCGCGGCGCAAGCGATGCAGGAAGCGCAGCGCGACCCCAAACCGCTGACCGCCATGCTGCTCGACCTCGATCACTTCAAACGCCTGAATGACACCCATGGCCATCTGGCTGGCGACCTGGTTCTGGCCGGGTTCGCCCGCGACCTGGAAAGCTGCCTGCGCCAGTCCGACATCGTCTGCCGCTGGGGCGGTGAAGAGTTCATCGTGCTGCTGAAGGACACCGACGCCCACGCTGCTCTGAAAATCGCCGAGAAAGTTCGTCATTTGATCGAACAACAGCGCTACAGCTATCAAGGAAATGCCTTACGGATTACCGTAAGCATCGGCCTGACCACCCTGCAGCCCGATGACACCCTGCATAACCTGCTGTCGCGTGCCGACCAGGCGATGTACCGGGCCAAGCTCAGTGGCCGTAACCGCACCTTCTCAGAGATGCCGCACACCAGCTATGCCTAA
- a CDS encoding enoyl-CoA hydratase/isomerase family protein: MNLHFEELTGTDGARLGIASLDAEKTLNALSLPMIRALAEQLDAWAKEPQIVCVLLRGNGAKAFCAGGEVRSLVQACRAHPGEVPPLAGQFFAAEYRLDFNLHTYPKPLICWGHGYVLGGGMGLLQGASTRIVTPSSRLAMPEISIGLYPDVGASWFLSRLPGKLGLFLGLSGAQMNAHDAIDLDLADRFLLDEQQESLIEGLLQLNWQEQTAMQLNSLLKALQQEAVGQLPEAQWLPRRQQIDELLDVSDVRCAWKAISQLRDHHDLLLARAAKTLGDGCPLTAHLVWEQIRRARHLSLAEVFQMEYTLSLNCCRHPEFSEGVRARLIDKDNQPHWHWPDINTIPQAVVEAHFHKAWEGRHPLADLSDY, translated from the coding sequence ATGAATCTGCACTTCGAAGAACTCACCGGCACCGACGGCGCGCGCTTGGGCATCGCCAGCCTGGATGCCGAGAAAACCCTCAACGCACTGTCGCTGCCAATGATCCGCGCCCTGGCCGAGCAACTGGACGCCTGGGCCAAAGAGCCGCAGATTGTCTGCGTGCTGCTGCGCGGTAACGGCGCCAAAGCCTTCTGCGCCGGCGGTGAGGTGCGCAGCCTGGTCCAGGCCTGTCGGGCTCATCCGGGCGAAGTGCCGCCGCTGGCCGGGCAATTCTTTGCCGCTGAGTACCGCCTGGATTTCAACCTGCACACCTACCCCAAGCCGCTGATCTGCTGGGGGCATGGCTATGTGCTGGGCGGCGGCATGGGGCTGCTGCAGGGTGCGAGCACCCGTATCGTCACCCCCAGCAGCCGCCTGGCCATGCCGGAGATCAGCATCGGCCTGTACCCGGATGTCGGCGCCAGCTGGTTCCTTTCGCGCCTGCCGGGCAAGCTCGGGCTGTTCCTCGGCCTGAGCGGTGCACAAATGAATGCGCATGATGCCATCGACCTGGACCTGGCGGACCGCTTCCTCCTCGATGAGCAGCAGGAGTCCTTGATCGAGGGCCTGCTGCAACTCAATTGGCAGGAGCAGACGGCGATGCAACTCAACAGCTTGCTCAAGGCCCTGCAACAAGAGGCCGTTGGCCAACTGCCCGAGGCGCAATGGCTGCCAAGGCGCCAGCAGATTGACGAGCTGCTGGACGTCAGCGACGTGCGTTGCGCCTGGAAAGCCATCAGCCAGTTGCGCGACCACCACGACCTGCTGCTCGCCCGCGCGGCCAAGACCCTCGGCGATGGCTGTCCACTGACGGCCCATCTGGTGTGGGAACAGATCCGCCGTGCCCGACACCTGTCGCTGGCCGAAGTCTTCCAGATGGAATACACCCTGAGCCTGAACTGCTGCCGGCATCCCGAATTCAGCGAAGGCGTCAGGGCGCGCTTAATTGACAAGGATAACCAGCCACACTGGCACTGGCCGGACATCAATACGATTCCGCAGGCAGTGGTCGAGGCGCATTTTCACAAGGCCTGGGAGGGTCGCCACCCGCTGGCGGATTTGTCGGACTACTGA
- the ung gene encoding uracil-DNA glycosylase: MTADDRIKLEPSWKEALRAEFDQPYMAELRTFLQQERAAGKEIYPPGPMIFNALNSTPLDKVKVVILGQDPYHGPGQAHGLCFSVQPGVPAPPSLVNIYKELKRDLNIDIPSHGYLQSWADQGVLMLNTTMTVERANANAHAGKGWQFFTDRIISLVSEHQPHLVFLLWGAHAQSKQKLIDATKHLVLTSVHPSPLSAYRGFLGCGHFSRTNKYLEQNGETPIEWRLPPVV; encoded by the coding sequence ATGACTGCTGACGACCGTATCAAACTCGAACCGAGCTGGAAGGAGGCACTGCGTGCCGAATTCGACCAGCCGTACATGGCAGAGTTGCGCACATTCCTGCAACAGGAGCGCGCGGCGGGCAAGGAGATCTATCCACCGGGCCCGATGATTTTCAATGCGCTGAATTCGACCCCGCTGGACAAGGTCAAAGTGGTGATTCTGGGTCAGGACCCTTACCACGGTCCGGGCCAGGCCCACGGCTTGTGCTTCTCGGTGCAGCCTGGCGTGCCGGCGCCGCCGTCGCTGGTGAACATCTATAAAGAGCTCAAGCGAGACCTGAACATCGACATTCCCAGCCACGGCTACCTGCAGAGCTGGGCCGATCAGGGCGTGCTGATGCTCAACACCACCATGACCGTCGAGCGCGCCAACGCTAACGCCCATGCCGGCAAGGGCTGGCAGTTCTTCACTGACCGGATCATTTCGCTGGTCAGCGAGCACCAGCCGCACCTGGTGTTCCTGCTGTGGGGCGCACACGCCCAGAGCAAACAGAAGCTGATAGACGCCACCAAGCACCTGGTGCTGACCTCCGTGCATCCATCACCGCTGTCCGCCTATCGCGGCTTCCTCGGCTGTGGGCACTTCAGTCGCACCAACAAGTACCTCGAGCAAAATGGCGAGACGCCGATCGAGTGGCGCTTGCCCCCCGTCGTCTGA
- a CDS encoding AbrB family transcriptional regulator — protein MSEVGLKAWWGTPLVGLLGGYVASQIGWPLPWMVGSLLAIILVRCLTPWQLAEIPGGRKCGQWIVGIGIGLHFTPVVMEQVMSHFGLIFFGALVTSVSAVVGVWLMRRTGEDRATAFFSSMPGGSGEMVNLGARNGAVLSRVAAGQSLRVLVVVLCVPAAFKYLLGEGVPLLHPATVDWRWLALLFPAGALCAWLWQRLRQPNPWLFGPLLVSAAVSIGWDLHIGLPDGGSQIGQWLIGSGLGCHFNREFFRRAPSFMGRTLVGTALTMLIASLAALGLSAATHLDLRSLTLGMMPGGIAEMSLTAETLQLSVPLVTAMQVMRLLFVLFLAEPLFRHWDRQPDSL, from the coding sequence ATGTCTGAAGTCGGTCTGAAAGCCTGGTGGGGAACACCGCTGGTCGGTCTGCTGGGCGGCTATGTCGCCAGCCAGATCGGCTGGCCGCTGCCGTGGATGGTTGGCTCGTTGCTGGCGATCATCCTGGTGCGCTGCCTGACGCCCTGGCAACTGGCGGAAATCCCCGGCGGGCGTAAATGCGGTCAGTGGATCGTCGGAATCGGTATCGGCCTGCACTTCACCCCGGTGGTGATGGAGCAGGTCATGAGTCATTTTGGCCTGATCTTTTTCGGGGCGCTGGTCACCAGCGTGTCGGCAGTCGTCGGCGTCTGGCTGATGCGGCGCACCGGCGAGGATCGGGCCACCGCGTTTTTCTCCAGCATGCCCGGCGGCTCTGGCGAAATGGTCAACCTCGGTGCGCGCAATGGCGCTGTGCTCAGTCGCGTGGCGGCCGGGCAAAGCCTGCGGGTGCTGGTGGTAGTGCTGTGCGTACCGGCCGCCTTCAAATACCTGTTGGGCGAAGGCGTGCCGCTGCTGCATCCGGCGACTGTCGACTGGCGCTGGCTGGCGTTGTTGTTTCCGGCGGGCGCCTTGTGTGCCTGGCTGTGGCAACGCTTGCGCCAACCCAACCCCTGGCTGTTCGGCCCGTTGCTGGTAAGTGCTGCGGTGAGCATTGGCTGGGACCTGCACATCGGTTTGCCCGATGGCGGCAGTCAGATCGGCCAGTGGTTGATTGGCAGCGGCCTGGGTTGCCATTTCAATCGAGAGTTTTTCCGCCGCGCCCCGTCATTCATGGGCCGCACCTTGGTCGGCACCGCACTGACCATGCTGATCGCCAGCCTCGCCGCCCTTGGCCTGAGCGCTGCTACTCACCTGGATCTGCGCTCGCTGACGTTGGGCATGATGCCCGGCGGCATTGCCGAAATGAGCCTGACCGCCGAGACCCTGCAACTCTCGGTACCCCTGGTGACGGCAATGCAGGTCATGCGCCTGTTGTTTGTGCTGTTCCTCGCCGAGCCCTTGTTCCGACACTGGGACCGGCAGCCGGACAGCCTCTGA
- a CDS encoding tripartite tricarboxylate transporter permease, which produces METFAYLGQGFGVALSPYNLVTALCGTLIGTVVGLLPGLGPINGVALLIPIAFALGLPPESALILLAAVYLGCEYGGRISSILLNIPGEASTVMTTLDGYPMARKGLAGVALSLSAWSSFIGAFIATCGMVLFAPLLAKWAIAFGPAEYFVLMVFAIVCLGGMAGDKPLKTFVAALIGLFLSAVGIDANSGVYRFTGDNIHLTDGIQFVVLVLGLFSISEILLLLEKTHRGQEAVKATGRMLFNIKEAGAVFAVNIRCGLLGFIMGVLPGAGATLASAVAYMTEKRMAGASGKFGQGDMRGLAAPETAIGASACGALVPMLTLGVPGSGTTAVMIGALSLYNITPGPLLFQQQPDIVWGLIASLFIANIMLVILNIPMIRLFTRILAVPNWALVPVIAIITAIGVYAVHATTFDLFLMIGIGIFGYILRKLDFPLSPVLLGFILGGLMEQNLRRALSISNGALEILWSSPITFGVWVLTALMLLFPLLRIWRKRSLQRRAIADV; this is translated from the coding sequence ATGGAAACGTTTGCCTATTTGGGCCAGGGCTTCGGCGTCGCGCTGAGCCCTTACAACCTGGTGACCGCGCTGTGCGGCACCCTGATTGGCACCGTGGTCGGCCTGCTCCCGGGCCTGGGTCCGATCAATGGCGTGGCGCTGCTGATCCCGATCGCCTTCGCCCTGGGTTTGCCACCGGAATCGGCCCTGATTTTGCTGGCCGCGGTGTACCTGGGCTGCGAGTACGGCGGGCGCATCAGCTCGATCCTGCTCAACATCCCGGGTGAAGCTTCCACCGTAATGACCACCCTCGACGGTTACCCGATGGCCCGTAAAGGCCTGGCTGGCGTAGCCCTGTCGTTGTCGGCCTGGAGCTCGTTCATCGGTGCGTTTATCGCCACCTGCGGCATGGTCCTGTTCGCCCCGTTGCTGGCGAAATGGGCGATTGCCTTCGGCCCGGCGGAATATTTCGTGCTGATGGTGTTCGCCATCGTCTGCCTCGGCGGCATGGCCGGTGACAAGCCACTGAAAACCTTTGTCGCCGCCTTGATCGGGCTGTTCCTGTCGGCGGTCGGCATCGACGCCAACAGCGGCGTCTACCGCTTCACCGGCGACAACATCCACCTCACCGACGGCATTCAATTTGTAGTGCTGGTGCTGGGCTTGTTCTCGATCAGCGAGATTCTATTGCTGCTGGAAAAAACCCACCGTGGCCAGGAAGCGGTGAAAGCCACCGGGCGCATGCTGTTCAACATCAAGGAAGCCGGTGCGGTGTTCGCAGTGAATATTCGCTGCGGCCTGCTCGGTTTCATCATGGGCGTACTGCCAGGTGCCGGCGCGACACTGGCCTCGGCCGTGGCCTACATGACGGAAAAACGCATGGCCGGCGCCAGCGGCAAGTTCGGCCAGGGCGACATGCGTGGCCTGGCTGCACCGGAAACCGCCATCGGCGCGTCGGCCTGCGGCGCCCTGGTGCCGATGCTGACCCTCGGCGTGCCAGGTTCGGGCACCACGGCGGTGATGATCGGCGCCCTGTCGCTGTACAACATCACCCCGGGCCCGCTGTTGTTCCAACAGCAGCCGGACATCGTCTGGGGCCTGATCGCCTCGTTGTTCATCGCCAACATCATGCTGGTGATCCTCAACATTCCGATGATCCGCCTGTTCACCCGCATCCTCGCCGTGCCGAACTGGGCGCTGGTGCCGGTGATCGCAATCATCACCGCGATTGGCGTCTACGCCGTGCACGCCACCACCTTCGATCTGTTCCTGATGATCGGCATCGGCATCTTCGGCTACATCCTGCGCAAGCTCGACTTCCCGCTGTCGCCGGTCCTGCTGGGCTTCATCCTCGGCGGCCTGATGGAGCAGAACCTGCGCCGGGCGCTGTCGATTTCCAATGGCGCGCTGGAGATTTTGTGGTCGAGCCCGATCACCTTCGGCGTCTGGGTGCTGACCGCACTGATGCTGCTGTTCCCGCTGCTGCGCATCTGGCGCAAACGTTCCCTGCAGCGCCGCGCCATTGCCGATGTCTGA
- a CDS encoding tripartite tricarboxylate transporter TctB family protein has product MLLQRIFAAVLLLACAGLALMAWPYQASFSYEPVGPRAYPLLMLGLMSLALVYMLLRPQPTKHSEEEPPLDRETLVKIAICVGLLLVFAGTFEPLGFILSSILIGVPMARLYGGRWLPSAVIVSLMSVGLYLLFDKAMDVPLPLGLLDVLEN; this is encoded by the coding sequence ATGCTCTTACAACGTATTTTTGCCGCGGTCCTGCTGCTGGCCTGCGCTGGCCTGGCGCTGATGGCCTGGCCCTATCAAGCGTCATTTTCCTACGAACCGGTCGGACCTCGGGCCTACCCGCTGCTGATGCTCGGGCTGATGAGCCTGGCGCTGGTTTACATGCTGCTGCGCCCGCAACCGACCAAACACAGCGAAGAAGAACCACCGCTGGACCGCGAAACCCTGGTCAAGATTGCGATCTGTGTGGGGCTGCTGCTGGTCTTCGCCGGCACCTTTGAACCCCTGGGTTTCATCCTCAGCAGCATCCTGATCGGCGTGCCGATGGCGCGTCTGTATGGCGGCCGCTGGCTGCCCTCGGCAGTGATTGTCAGCTTGATGAGCGTCGGCCTGTATCTGCTGTTCGATAAGGCCATGGACGTTCCCCTGCCCCTCGGTCTGCTCGACGTCCTGGAGAACTGA
- a CDS encoding Bug family tripartite tricarboxylate transporter substrate binding protein, whose protein sequence is MNLSLRNVALAASCLLFTAPLLAAENEEPKRPECIAPASPGGGFDLTCKLVQSALVNEKLLTKPMRVTYMPGGVGAVAYNAVVAQRPADAGTLVAWSSGSLLNLAQGKFGRFDENAVRWLAAVGTSYGAIAVKKDSPYKNLDDLVQALKKDPSKVVIGSGGTVGSQDWMQTALIAKAAGINPRDLRYVALEGGGEIATALLGGHIQVGSTDISDSMPHIQSGDMRLLAVFANERLDEPEMKDIPTAKEQGYDIVWPVVRGFYLGPKVSDAEYAWWKNAFDTLLASEDFAKLRDQRELFPFAMTGPELDTYVKKQVADYKTLAKEFGLIQ, encoded by the coding sequence ATGAATCTTTCACTGCGTAACGTTGCACTGGCCGCCAGTTGCCTACTGTTCACTGCGCCGCTGCTGGCCGCCGAAAACGAAGAACCGAAACGCCCGGAATGCATTGCCCCGGCCTCGCCCGGCGGTGGTTTCGACCTGACCTGCAAGCTCGTGCAAAGCGCGCTGGTCAACGAAAAACTGCTGACCAAACCGATGCGCGTGACCTACATGCCCGGCGGCGTTGGTGCCGTTGCCTATAACGCAGTGGTCGCCCAGCGTCCCGCGGATGCCGGGACGCTGGTGGCCTGGTCCAGTGGTTCGCTGCTGAACCTGGCCCAGGGCAAGTTCGGCCGTTTCGACGAGAACGCAGTGCGCTGGCTGGCGGCAGTCGGCACCAGTTACGGCGCCATCGCCGTGAAGAAGGATTCGCCCTACAAGAACCTCGACGATCTGGTGCAGGCGCTGAAGAAAGATCCGAGCAAGGTGGTGATCGGTTCCGGTGGCACCGTGGGTAGCCAGGACTGGATGCAAACCGCGCTGATTGCCAAAGCCGCCGGGATCAACCCGCGTGACCTGCGCTACGTGGCCCTCGAAGGCGGCGGTGAAATTGCCACCGCCCTGCTCGGCGGTCACATTCAGGTCGGCAGCACCGACATTTCCGACTCCATGCCGCACATCCAGAGCGGTGACATGCGCCTGCTGGCGGTGTTCGCCAACGAGCGCCTGGACGAGCCGGAAATGAAGGACATTCCGACTGCCAAAGAGCAAGGCTACGACATCGTCTGGCCGGTGGTGCGCGGTTTCTACCTCGGGCCAAAAGTCAGCGATGCGGAATACGCCTGGTGGAAAAACGCCTTCGACACCCTTCTGGCTTCCGAAGACTTCGCCAAGCTGCGCGACCAGCGTGAGCTGTTCCCGTTCGCCATGACCGGGCCTGAGCTGGACACCTACGTGAAGAAGCAGGTTGCGGACTACAAGACCCTCGCCAAAGAGTTCGGCCTGATCCAGTAA